From the Brachyhypopomus gauderio isolate BG-103 chromosome 5, BGAUD_0.2, whole genome shotgun sequence genome, one window contains:
- the incenp gene encoding inner centromere protein A isoform X2: MSSLLEATRSLMQVFDGKLQEFTDEINNVHMVWLEEIQQEAQRMFSSDFSTEPELMPKTPSQKRTTRRKRVSMELTEGRSKRRFSKGKRSNLRRSSIQATLNSISELVTPVSSNGPEAAPEEPGPRTRRNKAASAAAGSEPVKRSTRTRGAAKAKEQSVVEEEERPAPVAAPQPPLISKNVLEEKAETEKPCEEEESGSSSSLARPVVEIPRAELLSAEVPLQPGSSPGRSANKIAIATTPSQAPSRTSTRHSLVVRRSLVVLRHSMTQEAVRRASRRSFLKKKAKQGNSTCSSTFSGDVSMDLETEENEVVEDMMEQVVTEAVPADPSVETSPEIQTPQSEELEPKMPADEAVEETPKTPSPSENCRFTRSMARPSLSDDSGKKSQDDLCAPRAGSKRRAAVAAAEALSTPKKTHSPPKKCMTASTPGMRSFLHTVQKNQLLMMTPSTLGRSSIMKSFIKQSGKLDVKERERQKWDALNKKNEQEIERKKKIEEEKRKKQEEMKRKRDERLRRVVEARVKVEKEKEQETKKKIEEKMAQLEKKSDMLRVERLAEEKAKKKVATKRQEELELRRKQEEAARKKKLQQAEEEEKRHQELLAKRKAEEERERARKQAEAARALELKREQERERERQERERERQERERERERQERERERQAAAERERVEREKAIALQVEMERAAKERERKELEEKRRREEEQRRAEEERAARQKPAAAPPTLPTATSTLVKMPTSKALNTTITYSPMLNVTVDIESLSKTPVNKGTAHNMAMDKGAGMNVDMEQSPQSYQITPKGKKVEVLVNPEDYGMDQNSDDSTDDESAPRKPIPSWAEGMQLQQAIKEAYFVPMDLHSYYGEVEQPKLEAIFQRSKPRFFKRTSSAVWHSPPRMGAMFN, encoded by the exons ATGAGTTCCTTGCTGGAGGCGACCCGCTCCCTCATGCAGGTGTTCGACGGGAAGCTGCAGGAGTTCACCGACGAGATCAACAATGTCCACATGGTGTGGCTGGAGGAGATCCAGCAGGAGGCCCAGCGCATGTTCTCCAG TGACTTCAGCACCGAGCCAGAACTTATGCCCAAGACCCCGTCCCAGAAGAGGACGACCCGCCGCAAACGGGTGTCTATGGAGCTCACTGAAGGTCGAAGCAAGAGACG CTTCTCTAAAGGGAAGCGCAGTAACCTGCGCCGCTCCTCCATCCAAGCCACCCTAAACTCCATCTCTGAGCTGGTGACGCCCGTCTCCAGTAACGGTCCCGAGGCCGCCCCGGAGGAACCCGGCCCCCGCACACGCCGCAACAAAGCCGCCTCCGCTGCGGCGGGAAGCGAACCGGTCAAACGTAGCACGCGCACCAGAGGGGCCGCAAAGGCAAAGGAGCAgagcgtggtggaggaggaggagcggcCGGCACCGGTGGCAGCCCCACAGCCACCCCTCATCTCCAAGAATGTTCTAGAAGAGAAGGCAGAGACGGAGAAGCCGTGCGAGGAAGAGGAGTCGGGCAGCTCTTCGTCCCTGGCTCGGCCTGTGGTGGAGATTCCCAGAGCTGAGCTCCTCTCTGCTGAAGTGCCGCTGCAGCCGGGTTCCTCTCCCGGTCGCTCGGCTAATAAAATCGCCATCGCCACTACGCCATCTCAGGCCCCTTCACGGACCTCCACCCGACACTCCCTGGTCGTGCGGCGCTCTCTGGTGGTCCTCAGACACAGCATGACCCAGGAAGCAGTTCGGCGTGCTTCTCGGCGCTCATTCCTGAAAAAGAAAGCCAAGCAGGGCAACTCCACATGCAGCAGCACCTTCAGTG GTGATGTGTCTATGGATCTGGAAACAGAGGAGAATGAAGTTGTGGAGGACATGATGGAACA AGTGGTCACTGAGGCAGTACCTGCAGATCCATCAGTTGAAACCAGCCCAGAAATCCAGACACCCCAGTCTGAG GAGCTTGAGCCCAAGATGCCAGCAGATGAGGCAGTGGAGGAAACTCCCAAGACTCCCAGCCCCAGCGAGAACTGTCGATTCACACGGTCCATGGCTCGGCCCTCGCTATCAG ATGACAGTGGGAAAAAGTCTCAGGACGATCTCTG CGCACCGCGGGCAGGCTCTAAACGTCGGGCAGCAGTGGCAGCGGCCGAAGCCCTCAGCACCCCCAAGAAGACGCACTCCCCTCCCAAGAAATGCATGACT GCCTCCACACCTGGTATGCGCTCTTTCCTGCACACCGTGCAGAAGAACCAGCTGCTCATGATGACCCCTTCCACTCTGGGCCGCTCCTCTATCATGAAGTCTTTCATTAAACAGTCTGGAAAACTGGATGTCAAA GAGCGGGAACGGCAGAAGTGGGACGCTCTAAACAAGAAGAACGAGCAAGAAAtcgaaagaaagaaaaagattgaggaggaaaaaagaaagaagcaGGAGGAGATGAAAAG GAAACGTGATGAGCGCTTGAGACGGGTAGTGGAAGCCCGCGTgaaggtggagaaggagaaggagcagGAGACGAAGAAGAAAATAGAGGAGAAAATGGCACAACTAGAGAAGAAAAGTGACATG CTGCGTGTAGAGCGTCTTGCGGAGGAGAAGGCGAAGAAAAAGGTGGCCACGAAACGCCAGGAGGAACTGGAACTTCGCAGGAAACAGGAAGAAGCAGCCCGGAAGAAAAAGCTTCAGCAAGCT gaggaggaggagaagaggcaCCAGGAGCTGTTGGCCAAGCGCAAAGCGGAGGAGGAGCGGGAGAGGGCACGCAAACAGGCGGAGGCGGCCCGCGCCCTGGAGCTGAAGAGGGAGCAGGAGAGGGAacgggagagacaggagagagaacgggagagacaggagagagaacgggagagggagagacaggagagagaacgGGAGAGACAGGCTGCCGCCGAAAG GGAGAGAGTGGAACGGGAGAAGGCCATCGCTCTtcaggtggagatggagagagctgctaaagagagagagaggaaggagctagaggagaagaggaggagg GAAGAAGAGCAGAGGAGAGCTGAAGAGGAGAGGGCTGCCCGTCAAAAACCTGCTGCAGCTCCGCCAACACTGCCTACAGCCACG AGTACTCTTGTGAAAATGCCCACAAGCAAAGCACTCAATACCACCATTACGTACAGTCCTATGCTAAATGTTACTGTGGATATAGAG TCTCTCTCAAAGACTCCCGTGAACAAAGGAACGGCACATAACATGGCCATGGATAAAGGCGCAGGGATGAATGTGGACATGGAG CAGTCTCCCCAGTCCTACCAGATTACACCTAAAGGCAAGAAGGTGGAGGTTTTGGTTAATCCTGAGGACTACGGGATGGACCAGAATAGTGATGACTCAACTGATGATGAGTCTGCACCCAGGAAACCCATCCCATCCTGGGCTGAAG GCATGCAGCTTCAGCAGGCCATCAAGGAGGCCTATTTTGTCCCCATGGATCTGCACTCTTACTATGGGGAGGTTGAGCAGCCTAAACTGGAGGCAATTTTCCAAAGGAGCAAGCCACGCTTCTTTAAGCGCACCAGCTCCGCGGTCTGGCACTCCCCTCCACGAATGGGTGCCATGTTCAACTAG
- the incenp gene encoding inner centromere protein A isoform X1 — translation MSSLLEATRSLMQVFDGKLQEFTDEINNVHMVWLEEIQQEAQRMFSSDFSTEPELMPKTPSQKRTTRRKRVSMELTEGRSKRRFSKGKRSNLRRSSIQATLNSISELVTPVSSNGPEAAPEEPGPRTRRNKAASAAAGSEPVKRSTRTRGAAKAKEQSVVEEEERPAPVAAPQPPLISKNVLEEKAETEKPCEEEESGSSSSLARPVVEIPRAELLSAEVPLQPGSSPGRSANKIAIATTPSQAPSRTSTRHSLVVRRSLVVLRHSMTQEAVRRASRRSFLKKKAKQGNSTCSSTFSGDVSMDLETEENEVVEDMMEQVVTEAVPADPSVETSPEIQTPQSEELEPKMPADEAVEETPKTPSPSENCRFTRSMARPSLSDDSGKKSQDDLCAPRAGSKRRAAVAAAEALSTPKKTHSPPKKCMTASTPGMRSFLHTVQKNQLLMMTPSTLGRSSIMKSFIKQSGKLDVKLSIVSVERERQKWDALNKKNEQEIERKKKIEEEKRKKQEEMKRKRDERLRRVVEARVKVEKEKEQETKKKIEEKMAQLEKKSDMLRVERLAEEKAKKKVATKRQEELELRRKQEEAARKKKLQQAEEEEKRHQELLAKRKAEEERERARKQAEAARALELKREQERERERQERERERQERERERERQERERERQAAAERERVEREKAIALQVEMERAAKERERKELEEKRRREEEQRRAEEERAARQKPAAAPPTLPTATSTLVKMPTSKALNTTITYSPMLNVTVDIESLSKTPVNKGTAHNMAMDKGAGMNVDMEQSPQSYQITPKGKKVEVLVNPEDYGMDQNSDDSTDDESAPRKPIPSWAEGMQLQQAIKEAYFVPMDLHSYYGEVEQPKLEAIFQRSKPRFFKRTSSAVWHSPPRMGAMFN, via the exons ATGAGTTCCTTGCTGGAGGCGACCCGCTCCCTCATGCAGGTGTTCGACGGGAAGCTGCAGGAGTTCACCGACGAGATCAACAATGTCCACATGGTGTGGCTGGAGGAGATCCAGCAGGAGGCCCAGCGCATGTTCTCCAG TGACTTCAGCACCGAGCCAGAACTTATGCCCAAGACCCCGTCCCAGAAGAGGACGACCCGCCGCAAACGGGTGTCTATGGAGCTCACTGAAGGTCGAAGCAAGAGACG CTTCTCTAAAGGGAAGCGCAGTAACCTGCGCCGCTCCTCCATCCAAGCCACCCTAAACTCCATCTCTGAGCTGGTGACGCCCGTCTCCAGTAACGGTCCCGAGGCCGCCCCGGAGGAACCCGGCCCCCGCACACGCCGCAACAAAGCCGCCTCCGCTGCGGCGGGAAGCGAACCGGTCAAACGTAGCACGCGCACCAGAGGGGCCGCAAAGGCAAAGGAGCAgagcgtggtggaggaggaggagcggcCGGCACCGGTGGCAGCCCCACAGCCACCCCTCATCTCCAAGAATGTTCTAGAAGAGAAGGCAGAGACGGAGAAGCCGTGCGAGGAAGAGGAGTCGGGCAGCTCTTCGTCCCTGGCTCGGCCTGTGGTGGAGATTCCCAGAGCTGAGCTCCTCTCTGCTGAAGTGCCGCTGCAGCCGGGTTCCTCTCCCGGTCGCTCGGCTAATAAAATCGCCATCGCCACTACGCCATCTCAGGCCCCTTCACGGACCTCCACCCGACACTCCCTGGTCGTGCGGCGCTCTCTGGTGGTCCTCAGACACAGCATGACCCAGGAAGCAGTTCGGCGTGCTTCTCGGCGCTCATTCCTGAAAAAGAAAGCCAAGCAGGGCAACTCCACATGCAGCAGCACCTTCAGTG GTGATGTGTCTATGGATCTGGAAACAGAGGAGAATGAAGTTGTGGAGGACATGATGGAACA AGTGGTCACTGAGGCAGTACCTGCAGATCCATCAGTTGAAACCAGCCCAGAAATCCAGACACCCCAGTCTGAG GAGCTTGAGCCCAAGATGCCAGCAGATGAGGCAGTGGAGGAAACTCCCAAGACTCCCAGCCCCAGCGAGAACTGTCGATTCACACGGTCCATGGCTCGGCCCTCGCTATCAG ATGACAGTGGGAAAAAGTCTCAGGACGATCTCTG CGCACCGCGGGCAGGCTCTAAACGTCGGGCAGCAGTGGCAGCGGCCGAAGCCCTCAGCACCCCCAAGAAGACGCACTCCCCTCCCAAGAAATGCATGACT GCCTCCACACCTGGTATGCGCTCTTTCCTGCACACCGTGCAGAAGAACCAGCTGCTCATGATGACCCCTTCCACTCTGGGCCGCTCCTCTATCATGAAGTCTTTCATTAAACAGTCTGGAAAACTGGATGTCAAA TTGAGCATTGTCTCGGTG GAGCGGGAACGGCAGAAGTGGGACGCTCTAAACAAGAAGAACGAGCAAGAAAtcgaaagaaagaaaaagattgaggaggaaaaaagaaagaagcaGGAGGAGATGAAAAG GAAACGTGATGAGCGCTTGAGACGGGTAGTGGAAGCCCGCGTgaaggtggagaaggagaaggagcagGAGACGAAGAAGAAAATAGAGGAGAAAATGGCACAACTAGAGAAGAAAAGTGACATG CTGCGTGTAGAGCGTCTTGCGGAGGAGAAGGCGAAGAAAAAGGTGGCCACGAAACGCCAGGAGGAACTGGAACTTCGCAGGAAACAGGAAGAAGCAGCCCGGAAGAAAAAGCTTCAGCAAGCT gaggaggaggagaagaggcaCCAGGAGCTGTTGGCCAAGCGCAAAGCGGAGGAGGAGCGGGAGAGGGCACGCAAACAGGCGGAGGCGGCCCGCGCCCTGGAGCTGAAGAGGGAGCAGGAGAGGGAacgggagagacaggagagagaacgggagagacaggagagagaacgggagagggagagacaggagagagaacgGGAGAGACAGGCTGCCGCCGAAAG GGAGAGAGTGGAACGGGAGAAGGCCATCGCTCTtcaggtggagatggagagagctgctaaagagagagagaggaaggagctagaggagaagaggaggagg GAAGAAGAGCAGAGGAGAGCTGAAGAGGAGAGGGCTGCCCGTCAAAAACCTGCTGCAGCTCCGCCAACACTGCCTACAGCCACG AGTACTCTTGTGAAAATGCCCACAAGCAAAGCACTCAATACCACCATTACGTACAGTCCTATGCTAAATGTTACTGTGGATATAGAG TCTCTCTCAAAGACTCCCGTGAACAAAGGAACGGCACATAACATGGCCATGGATAAAGGCGCAGGGATGAATGTGGACATGGAG CAGTCTCCCCAGTCCTACCAGATTACACCTAAAGGCAAGAAGGTGGAGGTTTTGGTTAATCCTGAGGACTACGGGATGGACCAGAATAGTGATGACTCAACTGATGATGAGTCTGCACCCAGGAAACCCATCCCATCCTGGGCTGAAG GCATGCAGCTTCAGCAGGCCATCAAGGAGGCCTATTTTGTCCCCATGGATCTGCACTCTTACTATGGGGAGGTTGAGCAGCCTAAACTGGAGGCAATTTTCCAAAGGAGCAAGCCACGCTTCTTTAAGCGCACCAGCTCCGCGGTCTGGCACTCCCCTCCACGAATGGGTGCCATGTTCAACTAG